In Brachypodium distachyon strain Bd21 chromosome 2, Brachypodium_distachyon_v3.0, whole genome shotgun sequence, one genomic interval encodes:
- the LOC112270657 gene encoding uncharacterized protein LOC112270657: protein MGGSDFAGSSLAGGGGWAKVTGEVFWDPTAVRKNNIKDQKDEGKNMSTSEINLRQYNNIVAALEGENRRLMDSVKELEMVIDKMKQEKKIMKRRHRLEIRVRDGKELCIVMFVGAFAIGYVVAALITRGFI from the exons ATGGGCGGCAGCGACTTCGCGGGGTCGAGCttagcgggcggcggcgggtgggcTAAGGTTACGGGCGAGGTGTTCTGGGATCCAACAGCAGTCCGTAAG aacaATATCAAGGATCAGAAGGATGAAGGGAAGAACATGTCGACCTCTGAGATCAATCTTAGGCAGTACAATAACATTGTTGCTGCTTTGGAAGGAGAAAATAGGAGGCTAATGGACAGTGTGAAAGAACTGGAAATGGTCATAGACAAGATGAAGCAGGAGAAGAAGATAATGAAAAGGCGACATAGGCTAGAGATTAGAGTTAGAGATGGGAAAGAACTATGCATTGTGATGTTCGTAGGAGCTTTTGCAATTGGGTATGTTGTAGCTGCATTGATCACAAGGGGGTTCATCTAA